The sequence TCACCCCCCCATTAGCGTAATGGTAATCCTCAAACGCCTTTAGGGCAGTCTCATCTGCCTTGGTGTGCCGCCTAAACAATTCCTTAAACCCCTCCCCCTTTAAGTGCATGCTATCAAACACCACTCCATCAAAATCCCACACCACAACTTTTAGCGCCATGCTAGCCCCTTTCTGCTACACCCTACCAAATTTACGCTGTCTTTGGTTAAACGAAGCAATGATTTTGGCCAAATGTGTGGGCGTGAAATCGGGCCAGAGCACCGGGCTAAAGAACAGCTCGGCGTAGCTGGATTGCCACAGCAAGAAATTAGACAAGCGCATCTCCCCACCTGTGCGAATCAACAAATCCACATCGGGTAACCCCGCCGTATCTAAATGCGCCCCGATGAGCTCTTGCAAATCCCCCTTTAGCCCCAACTCCAGCACCTGCCCACATGCCCTAGCGATCTCATCGCGTCCCCCATAGTTCAGGGCCAACACCTGCGTTAGGGCGGTGTGGCTGGCGGTTTCTTGTTCCAAATTTAAAATGGTTTTTTGCAAAGCGGGGCTGAATTTTTTTAAATTGCCGATCGCCTTGAAGCGGATTTTATGCTCTAAGTAAGTGGGGCGCTCTTGCACGAGGTATTTTTTGAGCATCCGCATTAAAAAATCCACTTCGCTTTTAGGGCGACTCCAATTCTCAGTAGAAAAAGCGTAAAGCGTGAGATAGGCGATGTGTTCTTTGGCGCACCAAATGGTGATGTTTCTTAAAGCATTGATTCCTTGCTGGTGTCCGTGCGTTCTAGGCTTGCCCTGCAATCTTGCCCACCGCCCATTGCCATCCATGATGATGGCCAAATGCGCTAAGTTATTCATCGCTGCACGAATCAACCAAGTAGGCAATGTGCTGGAAGGGGATGTTAGAGTGTTGGCTTAAGCCCACTTCGCAGGTGCTGGAGCTGCAAAAGCCCTTTTTAAGTTTTTTATCTTGATAAAAGCTAGTGAAGTCTAACAAGGCGTGGTCGTTGAGTTCAGGCGTTAAAAAACCCTTGTTGCCCGCAAAACCGCAACAACCCGTGTCGGTGTGCTCCACAACCTTGCCGCTCACGCATGCCTTAGCCAAATCCCGCATGTTTTGCGCATAGCCTAAGCGTTTGGCCGCACACATGGTGTAAAGCGCAATATCCTCGTTTAAGCGCGTGATTTTTAAATGGGGCAGTAAAAACTCTTGGATGAAAATGGGCATGTCATAGATTTTTAGCCCCGTGTGCTCTAATTGCTCGATCAAATACGCGCTGCATGCGCTGTGGTCTAGCACAATGGGGATTTGGCCATTATTAGACAACTCTTTTAGAAGTTTGGC is a genomic window of Helicobacter sp. NHP19-012 containing:
- a CDS encoding di-trans,poly-cis-decaprenylcistransferase; translation: MNNLAHLAIIMDGNGRWARLQGKPRTHGHQQGINALRNITIWCAKEHIAYLTLYAFSTENWSRPKSEVDFLMRMLKKYLVQERPTYLEHKIRFKAIGNLKKFSPALQKTILNLEQETASHTALTQVLALNYGGRDEIARACGQVLELGLKGDLQELIGAHLDTAGLPDVDLLIRTGGEMRLSNFLLWQSSYAELFFSPVLWPDFTPTHLAKIIASFNQRQRKFGRV